The following proteins are encoded in a genomic region of Cydia strobilella chromosome 19, ilCydStro3.1, whole genome shotgun sequence:
- the LOC134750016 gene encoding ribonuclease H1-like: MRNKLTHFSRSTCFKMSYNSNKNYYGNSSRNNHGGFERDHEGYTHVYTDGACSSNGQQGARAGYGVYWGDNNRYNRSQPVSGRATNNTAEIQAATEAMRTARENGITRLAINTDSKFLMDSATKWMPGWQDNGWMTASGEPVKNQADFKEMVRAQGNLDVKWNYVKAHDGSHGNEMADRLAKEGAAKYK, from the exons ATGCGTAATAAGTTAACTCATTTCTCGAGATCCACGTGCTTCAAAATGTCGTACAActcgaataaaaactattatggaAATAGTTCAAGGAATAATCATGGCGGATTTGAAAGAGACCATGAAGGTTACACACATGTTTATACGGATGGGGCGTGCTCATCCAACGGCCAGCAAGGAGCTCGAGCTGGTTATGGAGTCTACTGGGGAGACAACAACCGTTACAACAGGAGCCAGCCAGTCTCCGGCAGGGCCACGAACAACACCGCAGAAATACAAGCGGCTACAGAAGCCATGCGGACCGCACGCGAAAATGGAATTACCAGACTGGCCATAAACACTGACTCGAAGTTTCTCATGGATTCGGCTACTAAATGGATGCCTG GTTGGCAAGATAACGGATGGATGACTGCATCTGGAGAGCCCGTGAAGAATCAAGCTGACTTCAAAGAGATGGTTCGGGCCCAGGGAAATCTTGACGTTAAATGGAACTATGTCAAGGCTCATGACGGAAGTCATGGCAATGAGATGGCTGACAGGCTTGCTAAGGAGGGTGCTGCTAAATATAAGTAA